In a single window of the Tautonia rosea genome:
- a CDS encoding DUF721 domain-containing protein, producing the protein MKKRTHRGSPEGGGGPTPLSETLGSLFAARGYARTRALSELEAAWESAVGPDLVARTRLGSVRHGVLSVTVAHPTLLEELAAFRKPSILATLRREAPGTPVLDIRFRVGPVES; encoded by the coding sequence ATGAAAAAGCGTACACATCGAGGCAGCCCCGAGGGAGGTGGAGGTCCGACCCCCCTTTCCGAGACGCTCGGCTCGCTGTTCGCGGCCCGAGGATACGCCCGGACCCGGGCCCTGAGCGAGCTGGAGGCCGCCTGGGAATCGGCAGTCGGACCGGACCTCGTCGCCCGGACCCGCCTCGGCAGCGTCCGCCACGGGGTCCTGAGCGTCACGGTCGCCCACCCGACGCTCCTGGAGGAACTCGCCGCGTTCCGCAAACCGTCCATCCTCGCCACCTTGCGGCGCGAGGCTCCCGGGACCCCGGTCCTCGACATCCGCTTCCGGGTCGGTCCCGTCGAATCGTGA